One part of the Rattus rattus isolate New Zealand chromosome 14, Rrattus_CSIRO_v1, whole genome shotgun sequence genome encodes these proteins:
- the LOC116883506 gene encoding prolactin-8A5 isoform X3 produces the protein MELALSQPPFCKLLMLVVSNLLLWEKAASIPACMVEDGGCWNPLQEAFNSATQRVETLRNLSDQLHVEFYRNQFSSRQFADLSSQMIRKDETVLKAGTYCHSTLARPKTRGVDIDTEEYLKMSINFVGSWISPLFHLVIELSAMEGVPETILSKAKDLEENNRQLLDDLRWILTKVFPTAEIKEEFPSWDYLSFLKSSNKKHKFLAIFNLSSCLEYDTKYTIHYIEILNCLITGKDC, from the exons ATGGAACTGGCATTGAGTCAACCTCCCTTCTGTAAG CTCCTGATGCTGGTGGTTTCAAACTTGCTCCTGTGGGAGAAAGCTGCATCAATTCCTGCATGTATGGTGGAAGACGGTGGCTGCTGGAACCCCCTCCAGGAAGCATTTAACAGTGCTACCCAGAGAGTTGAAACCCTCCGTAATCTATCTGACCAGTTACATGTAGAGTTC TACCGGAACCAATTCTCATCTAGACAGTTTGCAGATCTT AGTTCACAAATGATTAGGAAGGACGAGACTGTTCTCAAAGCTGGAACTTACTGCCATTCAACTCTTGCAAGACCCAAAACTAGGGGAGTAGATATTGAT ACCGAAGAGTATTTAAAAATGTCGATCAATTTTGTGGGTTCATGGATCAGCCCTCTATTCCATCTGGTAATTGAACTGAGTGCCATGGAGGGTGTCCCTGAAACTATCCTCTCTAAAGCTAAGGATCTGGAAGAGAACAACAGACAACTTTTGGATGACCTTAGGTGGATACTCACCAAG gtCTTCCCTACAGCAGAGATAAAGGAAGAATTTCCCAGCTGGGACTACCTTTCATTCTTAAAATCAAGTAATAAAAAGCATAAATTTTTGGCAATATTTAACCTTTCCAGCTGTCTAGAGTATGACACAAAGTACACTATACATTATATCGAAATATTGAACTGTCTCATAACTGGGAAAGATTGCTAA
- the LOC116883506 gene encoding prolactin-8A5 isoform X2, giving the protein MELALSQPPFFGPLLMLVVSNLLLWEKAASIPACMVEDGGCWNPLQEAFNSATQRVETLRNLSDQLHVEFYRNQFSSRQFADLSSQMIRKDETVLKAGTYCHSTLARPKTRGVDIDTEEYLKMSINFVGSWISPLFHLVIELSAMEGVPETILSKAKDLEENNRQLLDDLRWILTKVFPTAEIKEEFPSWDYLSFLKSSNKKHKFLAIFNLSSCLEYDTKYTIHYIEILNCLITGKDC; this is encoded by the exons ATGGAACTGGCATTGAGTCAACCTCCCTTCT TTGGCCCTCTCCTGATGCTGGTGGTTTCAAACTTGCTCCTGTGGGAGAAAGCTGCATCAATTCCTGCATGTATGGTGGAAGACGGTGGCTGCTGGAACCCCCTCCAGGAAGCATTTAACAGTGCTACCCAGAGAGTTGAAACCCTCCGTAATCTATCTGACCAGTTACATGTAGAGTTC TACCGGAACCAATTCTCATCTAGACAGTTTGCAGATCTT AGTTCACAAATGATTAGGAAGGACGAGACTGTTCTCAAAGCTGGAACTTACTGCCATTCAACTCTTGCAAGACCCAAAACTAGGGGAGTAGATATTGAT ACCGAAGAGTATTTAAAAATGTCGATCAATTTTGTGGGTTCATGGATCAGCCCTCTATTCCATCTGGTAATTGAACTGAGTGCCATGGAGGGTGTCCCTGAAACTATCCTCTCTAAAGCTAAGGATCTGGAAGAGAACAACAGACAACTTTTGGATGACCTTAGGTGGATACTCACCAAG gtCTTCCCTACAGCAGAGATAAAGGAAGAATTTCCCAGCTGGGACTACCTTTCATTCTTAAAATCAAGTAATAAAAAGCATAAATTTTTGGCAATATTTAACCTTTCCAGCTGTCTAGAGTATGACACAAAGTACACTATACATTATATCGAAATATTGAACTGTCTCATAACTGGGAAAGATTGCTAA
- the LOC116883506 gene encoding prolactin-8A5 isoform X1 — translation MELALSQPPFCPLLMLVVSNLLLWEKAASIPACMVEDGGCWNPLQEAFNSATQRVETLRNLSDQLHVEFYRNQFSSRQFADLSSQMIRKDETVLKAGTYCHSTLARPKTRGVDIDVSFFPYLKMSINFVGSWISPLFHLVIELSAMEGVPETILSKAKDLEENNRQLLDDLRWILTKVFPTAEIKEEFPSWDYLSFLKSSNKKHKFLAIFNLSSCLEYDTKYTIHYIEILNCLITGKDC, via the exons ATGGAACTGGCATTGAGTCAACCTCCCTTCT GCCCTCTCCTGATGCTGGTGGTTTCAAACTTGCTCCTGTGGGAGAAAGCTGCATCAATTCCTGCATGTATGGTGGAAGACGGTGGCTGCTGGAACCCCCTCCAGGAAGCATTTAACAGTGCTACCCAGAGAGTTGAAACCCTCCGTAATCTATCTGACCAGTTACATGTAGAGTTC TACCGGAACCAATTCTCATCTAGACAGTTTGCAGATCTT AGTTCACAAATGATTAGGAAGGACGAGACTGTTCTCAAAGCTGGAACTTACTGCCATTCAACTCTTGCAAGACCCAAAACTAGGGGAGTAGATATTGATGTAagtttctttcct TATTTAAAAATGTCGATCAATTTTGTGGGTTCATGGATCAGCCCTCTATTCCATCTGGTAATTGAACTGAGTGCCATGGAGGGTGTCCCTGAAACTATCCTCTCTAAAGCTAAGGATCTGGAAGAGAACAACAGACAACTTTTGGATGACCTTAGGTGGATACTCACCAAG gtCTTCCCTACAGCAGAGATAAAGGAAGAATTTCCCAGCTGGGACTACCTTTCATTCTTAAAATCAAGTAATAAAAAGCATAAATTTTTGGCAATATTTAACCTTTCCAGCTGTCTAGAGTATGACACAAAGTACACTATACATTATATCGAAATATTGAACTGTCTCATAACTGGGAAAGATTGCTAA